A region of the Flavobacteriaceae bacterium MAR_2010_188 genome:
TAAATGTTAGTAATAGCATTCCGAAGCCAAAGAAAAGTGATAGTATAAGACCTAACGCAGTATCCGATTTTAGATGGGTTTTCGAAACTATCCCGCGAATCCAAAATGTCCCAATCAGACCGCTTACTAACGCACCGACCAACAAAGCGTTACTATCTTTTGTTCCTGCAATTAAGAATGCCAGTGCGATTCCTGGTAGAGCCGCATGAGAAATAGCATCCCCGAGCAAACTTTGTTTTCTGAGTACCGCAAAACTTCCCAGCATCCCACAAACCGCTCCCAATACGGCGGTTCCAAGGGTGATGGTTCTAAGGGTATAATCCGTAAACACTTGCGATATGTAGTCTTGGAAGTCTATATTGTTCGATTTTAGAAGCTAGAAGCTAGAAGCTAGATATTAGATATTAGGAGTTATTGCTTTGAGAATTTTAGAACACCTTGTTAATTTTACTTTAAACCATAATTTTCATACTATTTACATTTTATTATTTTTATTAATCCCTAATCCCTAATCCCTAATCCCTGTTATTCCTGCAATGTCACTTTATAATTAATGCCGTAAGTTTTAGTTAGATTATCATCATTGAAAATATCCTTTACGGGACCAGTCGCTATTTTTTTCACGTTTAAAAAGGTAACCCAATCAAAATATTCTGGCACAGTTTGAAGGTCGTGATGTACAACGACGACTGTTTTGTTTGCTTTTCTCAAGGTTTTTAAAATATTGATAATCGCGATTTCAGTGGTGGCGTCAACCCCCTGAAAAGGCTCATCCATAAAATAAATCAAAGCATCCTGCACCAATGCGCGAGCTAAAAAAATTCGCTGCTGCTGTCCGCCAGAGAGTTGGCTAATTTGTCGATTTTTGAATGAAAGCATCCCTACTTTTTCAAGAGCTTCTAGAGCGGATTTTTTTTCTTTTTGTCCAGGTCGTTTGATCCAGCCTAGACTGCCATAAGTGCCCATCATCACAACATCCAAGGCCGTGGTCGGGAAATCCCAATCCACACTTCCTTTTTGGGGTACATATGCAACTAGGGACCTTTGTTTTTCATAGGGTTTTCCGTAGATGCTCACACTCCCTGCAATTGGTTTTAAGATTCCGAGTATTGCTTTTATTAAAGTCGATTTTCCTGCGCCATTGGGTCCTACGATTGCCATTAATACTCCTTCGGGTATTTCTAGATCTATATCCCACAGTACCGGTTTGTAATTGTAGGCAACAGTTAAATCGTCAACCTTTACCGCAAGTATCACGGCGGAGGAAGGTATCTCATTTCCTGTTTTCAAATTATTATTATTTTCCATTGCAGATCCGTTTTACAAATTCTATTTGAGAGCATTTACGATGGTTTCAACATTATATTTGAACATCCCGATATATGTGCCTTCGTCTGTTCCCGGATTTCCTAGGGCGTCGGAATAAAGCGTACCTCCAATTTCAACATCATAATTTTGGGCATTTACCGCGGCCTTTAAGGCTTCGATGGTCCTTTTTGGAACTGAACTTTCAATAAAGATTGCTTTGATCTTTTTTTCAATAATAAAACCGGCTAAACGCTGGACATCTTGGACACCAGCTTCTGTAGCAGTCGAAATTCCTTGCAGACCAACAACTTCAAAACCAAATGATTTTCCGAAGTAATTGAATGCATCATGTGCGGTAACCAAGATTCTTTTTTCCTCTGGCAAAGTTGAAATCTTTGAATGTAAATCTTCTTTTAATGCTTGAAGTTTTTCAATGTAAATCTTCCCATTTTCCTCAAAATCATCCTTATATTCCGGCGCATCTTTCGATAATGTTTCCACTACATATGCTGTTGCCTGTTCCCAATAATCAACATTAAACCAAATGTGTGGATCATAATTGCTCGCAAAATATTCAGAACCGATCAGTGTAGATTTGTCCAAAGCATCAGACAATGCTACTGTATTAACTTTCCTGCTTTGCATTTTCTCAAAAACCTCGACCAGTTTTCCTTCTAGGTGCAAACCATTATAAAAAACCACATCTGCGCTACCTAACTTATGGACATCACCTTCCGAAGCTTTATAGAGATGAGGGTCCACACCACTACCCATTAGACCCTGAACACTAATTAGGTCTCCACCAATATTTGTGACAAGATCCGTAATCATAGATGTTGTGGTTACAACCTTTAATCGTTGATCAGAACTGTTTTCTGACTTACATCCTATTATAAATATGCATGCCCCAAGTAATATTAGTATATTTTTCATAATTCTTTTATTTGGGCAATCTTAAACTAAAACCAGCACTTAACAAAAGGTCTTGGCCTTCGGTAAAACTTCTACCCACGGTAGCGTCTAGTTGTAGATTGTTTTTTATTAAGTAAGTTAGACCAGCATCCCAATAATGGTTAGATTTAGAATTTTCTGGTAAATCACCATATACTTCCGCATAGGCACCAAAACGTTTGCTGATGCTATAAGCATAAGATAAGGTGTAGATATAGGCTGCCTCGGGATTATCATCTCCCCATTGTGCACCTATGTTGTAAGCGATACTCGAATTTTCGGTAAGGGTATGGGCAAAAGAAAATCTAAAATCCACGCCTGTAGTTTCTGGTCTATAATCCTTTGAAGCTGTGAAAGGAAGATAGAGATGTCCTAAAAAACCAATTTCAGGAAACCAACCATCTTCCTGCGCAATTGCGATTTTTGCTCCAAAGAGCAATGGATTAAATCCGCTCGACACATTGGTTAACCTGGTATTATCTAATGTTGTTCTTCCTTCTACAAAATCCCATCCAATCCGCATTTCTAGATTGTTTAAAATCCCGATTCTTACTAGGGTGGTGTTATACGTAAAAGCTTCAAGCTTAATTGAATTTTCCTCATAACTTTCGTATAAAGCGCCGGTCTCAATCTGCACAAATCCTTGGGGAATCGTGCTCGGGGATTCTGTAGCATCGGGGCGGTCAGTTATCAGGACGTTTTCGGCAGTATAACTTTTTAGATTCTGAGCGCCGACAATGGTGTCGGTGATTGTTATCTTTTGGGTGAATCCAAATTGAAAACTTCCACAGATAATTAGTACTAGAAGCGTGATTTTATTCATCTATCAAAACATATATAAGATTTGTAAATTCCTTATTCAACAAAAGCGTTTGGGAATTTACCCTCACTTCTGTCATATTGGTGTTATTAAACTGTCTTAGAACCTTAAACGAATTTCCATACTTAAGACCGTGCTGGGAACAGAAATCAAAAAAATCCTTATCGTCGCTTACCAATCTTGCTACCTTGTAAATCTTACCTTCCTCTGCGGCATCTAAAGGGATAGAATGGTCATCAGTGGTTATTTTCCCTTCGCTATTTGGTATTGGATCACCGTGAGGATCAAAGCTTGGATTGCCCAAAAATTCTGAAATCTTATCAGCAAGAAAGTCTGATGTCTCATGTTCTAATAATTCCGCTTCTCGATGAATTTCATGAAGGGACATATCAAAAAATTTGAAGAGAAACGATTCCCAAAGCCGGTGTTTCCTAATGACGTTTAATGCCATCTCCGTACCTTTTGGAGTAAGCTGAAGCGCTTGGTACTTTTCATAATTGAGCAAATCCTTGGCGGCCAATTTTTTAGCCATATCGGTTGCCGCAGCATTAGATATACCGAGCTTTTTCGCAATATTACCGGGCTTGGTATCATTGTGATCTTGATGATCATTTTTGTAAATTGCCTTTATAAAATTTTCTACAGCTACGGACATTTAGAATTGCTTTAATTATAATTTAAGCGCGCTTAAATATTTTTCAAATGTAACTAAAAAATTTAAATATGC
Encoded here:
- a CDS encoding manganese/zinc/iron transport system ATP-binding protein, coding for MENNNNLKTGNEIPSSAVILAVKVDDLTVAYNYKPVLWDIDLEIPEGVLMAIVGPNGAGKSTLIKAILGILKPIAGSVSIYGKPYEKQRSLVAYVPQKGSVDWDFPTTALDVVMMGTYGSLGWIKRPGQKEKKSALEALEKVGMLSFKNRQISQLSGGQQQRIFLARALVQDALIYFMDEPFQGVDATTEIAIINILKTLRKANKTVVVVHHDLQTVPEYFDWVTFLNVKKIATGPVKDIFNDDNLTKTYGINYKVTLQE
- a CDS encoding manganese/zinc/iron transport system substrate-binding protein, with protein sequence MKNILILLGACIFIIGCKSENSSDQRLKVVTTTSMITDLVTNIGGDLISVQGLMGSGVDPHLYKASEGDVHKLGSADVVFYNGLHLEGKLVEVFEKMQSRKVNTVALSDALDKSTLIGSEYFASNYDPHIWFNVDYWEQATAYVVETLSKDAPEYKDDFEENGKIYIEKLQALKEDLHSKISTLPEEKRILVTAHDAFNYFGKSFGFEVVGLQGISTATEAGVQDVQRLAGFIIEKKIKAIFIESSVPKRTIEALKAAVNAQNYDVEIGGTLYSDALGNPGTDEGTYIGMFKYNVETIVNALK
- a CDS encoding Putative MetA-pathway of phenol degradation, which translates into the protein MNKITLLVLIICGSFQFGFTQKITITDTIVGAQNLKSYTAENVLITDRPDATESPSTIPQGFVQIETGALYESYEENSIKLEAFTYNTTLVRIGILNNLEMRIGWDFVEGRTTLDNTRLTNVSSGFNPLLFGAKIAIAQEDGWFPEIGFLGHLYLPFTASKDYRPETTGVDFRFSFAHTLTENSSIAYNIGAQWGDDNPEAAYIYTLSYAYSISKRFGAYAEVYGDLPENSKSNHYWDAGLTYLIKNNLQLDATVGRSFTEGQDLLLSAGFSLRLPK
- a CDS encoding iron (metal) dependent repressor, DtxR family — translated: MSVAVENFIKAIYKNDHQDHNDTKPGNIAKKLGISNAAATDMAKKLAAKDLLNYEKYQALQLTPKGTEMALNVIRKHRLWESFLFKFFDMSLHEIHREAELLEHETSDFLADKISEFLGNPSFDPHGDPIPNSEGKITTDDHSIPLDAAEEGKIYKVARLVSDDKDFFDFCSQHGLKYGNSFKVLRQFNNTNMTEVRVNSQTLLLNKEFTNLIYVLIDE